The following coding sequences lie in one Arachis ipaensis cultivar K30076 chromosome B03, Araip1.1, whole genome shotgun sequence genomic window:
- the LOC107630005 gene encoding dnaJ protein homolog yields the protein MFGRAPKKSDNTRYYEILGVSKNASQDDLKKAYKKAAIKNHPDKGGDPEKFKELAQAYEVLSDPEKREIYDQYGEDALKEGMGGGGGGHDPFDIFQSFFGGSPFGGGGSSRGRRQRRGEDVVHPLKVSLEDLYLGTSKKLSLSRNVLCSKCNGKGSKSGNSTKCAGCQGTGMKVSIRHLGPSMIQQMQHPCNECKGTGETISDRDRCPQCKGEKVVQEKKVLEVHVEKGMQNGQKITFPGEADEAPDTITGDIVFVLQQKEHPKFKRKAEDLFVEHTLSLTESLCGFQFVLTHLDGRQLLIKSNPGEVVKPDSFKAINDEGMPIYQRPFMKGKLYIHFTVEFPESLNPDQVKALEAVLPSRPSSQLTDMELDECEETTLHDVNMEEESRRKAQAQQEAYEEDDDMPGGAQRVQCAQQ from the exons ATGTTTGGGAGGGCGCCGAAGAAGAGCGATAACACCAGGTACTATGAGATCCTTGGAGTCTCCAAGAACGCTTCACAGGATGATCTCAAGAAGGCTTACAAGAAAGCCGCCATCAAGAATCACCCTGACAAAGGCGGTGATCCCGAGAAG TTTAAAGAGCTTGCCCAGGCTTATGAGGTTCTGAGTGATCCTGAAAAGCGAGAGATTTATGATCAGTATGGTGAGGATGCTCTCAAAGAAGGAATGGGTGGCGGTGGTGGCGGCCACGACCCATTTGATATCTTCCAGTCTTTCTTTGGTGGGAGTCCCTTTGGCGGCG GTGGTAGTAGCAGAGGGAGGAGGCAGAGAAGGGGAGAAGATGTGGTTCACCCTCTCAAGGTCTCGCTTGAAGACCTATACCTCGGAACATCTAAGAAGCTCTCGCTCTCTCGCAATGTACTTTGCTCAAAGTGCAATGG CAAAGGGTCCAAGTCTGGGAATTCTACAAAGTGCGCTGGTTGCCAAGGAACTGGTATGAAGGTTTCTATCAGGCACCTTGGTCCCTCTATGATTCAGCAAATGCAGCATCCTTGCAATGAATGTAAGGGTACTGGCGAAACCATCAGTGACAGGGACCGTTGCCCACAGTGCAAAGGAGAGAAGGTTGTGCAGGAGAAGAAGGTTCTTGAGGTCCATGTTGAAAAGGGTATGCAGAACGGACAGAAGATTACATTCCCTGGTGAAGCCGATGAAGCG CCAGATACTATCACTGGGGATATTGTATTTGTCCTTCAGCAAAAGGAGCACCCCAAGTTCAAAAGGAAGGCAGAAGACCTTTTTGTAGAACACACTTTGTCCCTCACTGAGTCGCTATGTGGCTTCCAATTTGTGCTCACACACTTGGATGGCAGGCAACTCCTTATTAAATCAAACCCTGGTGAAGTTGTCAAGCCTG ACTCATTCAAAGCGATTAATGATGAGGGAATGCCAATATACCAGAGGCCATTCATGAAGGGCAAGCTTTACATCCACTTCACTGTTGAATTCCCAGAGTCTTTGAACCCTGATCAGGTTAAGGCTCTAGAAGCTGTTCTGCCATCGAGGCCTTCTTCACAGTTAACAGACATGGAGCTTGATGAGTGTGAGGAGACCACACTACATGATGTCAACATGGAGGAAGAGTCAAGGAGGAAGGCACAAGCTCAGCAGGAGGCATATGAAGAAGATGATGACATGCCTGGTGGTGCACAGAGGGTACAGTGCGCCCAGCAGTAG